The Desulfovibrionales bacterium genome has a window encoding:
- the hypD gene encoding hydrogenase formation protein HypD, translating into MKHLDEYRDPHLAGKLIDKIKALSHRPVRLMEVCGTHTVSIFRSGIRSLLPPSITLLSGPGCPVCVTATEEIDKFIKLGQQKDTIVATFGDLVRVPGSSSSLQKERADGADIRVVYSTFDALDIARRNPSRTVVFLAVGFETTAPTIAAAVKEAKKEGINNFYILPAHKIIPPAMEALLAGGELAIDGFICPGHVSVIIGADAYRPVADKYHIPCVVAGFEPVDILQTIYMLLSQIEEGKAIVEIQYRRAVNFTGNEKALALLSEVFETCDAPWRGLGTIPDSGLRLRNNYRALDIETRFDLTVPKAQDHPGCSCGDILRGVKTPLDCVLYRQVCTPSNPYGPCMVSTEGTCAAYYKYHD; encoded by the coding sequence ATGAAACATCTCGATGAATACCGCGATCCGCATCTAGCCGGGAAGTTAATAGATAAAATAAAGGCGTTGTCACACCGGCCGGTCAGGCTTATGGAGGTTTGCGGAACCCACACCGTTTCTATATTCAGAAGCGGGATACGAAGCCTGCTGCCGCCCTCTATTACCCTGCTGTCCGGCCCCGGCTGCCCTGTCTGTGTCACGGCCACGGAGGAAATAGACAAGTTTATCAAGCTCGGCCAACAAAAGGATACGATTGTTGCTACCTTTGGCGACCTGGTGCGCGTGCCGGGGTCCTCGTCATCCCTGCAGAAGGAGCGGGCGGATGGGGCAGATATCCGCGTGGTCTATTCCACATTTGACGCCCTGGACATCGCCCGCCGGAATCCATCCCGCACGGTTGTTTTCCTGGCGGTGGGCTTTGAGACCACTGCGCCGACTATTGCCGCGGCAGTAAAAGAGGCCAAAAAAGAAGGAATCAACAACTTTTATATCCTCCCGGCCCATAAGATTATCCCCCCGGCTATGGAGGCCCTCTTGGCCGGCGGAGAGCTGGCCATCGACGGTTTCATCTGCCCGGGTCATGTCTCCGTCATCATTGGCGCGGATGCCTACCGGCCGGTCGCCGATAAATATCACATCCCCTGCGTAGTGGCCGGCTTCGAACCCGTAGATATATTGCAGACCATTTACATGTTATTGTCCCAGATTGAAGAGGGAAAGGCTATAGTGGAGATACAGTACCGGAGGGCGGTCAACTTCACCGGCAATGAGAAGGCGCTGGCCCTGCTCTCGGAGGTCTTTGAGACCTGCGATGCGCCATGGCGCGGGCTTGGCACTATACCTGATAGCGGCTTAAGATTAAGGAATAATTACCGCGCCCTGGATATTGAGACAAGGTTCGATCTAACCGTGCCTAAGGCCCAGGATCATCCCGGTTGCAGTTGTGGGGACATACTGCGGGGCGTCAAAACCCCGCTTGACTGCGTCCTTTACCGGCAGGTCTGTACGCCTTCCAATCCCTATGGCCCCTGTATGGTCTCGACCGAAGGGACATGTGCAGCCTATTACAAATATCATGATTAA
- a CDS encoding HypC/HybG/HupF family hydrogenase formation chaperone, producing MCLAVPMQVLELKENTAVVDMGGTRKAVRLDVIDRTPTVGDYVIVHAGFAIHCIDEEEAKITLQYFEEIFADETSR from the coding sequence ATGTGTCTGGCCGTACCTATGCAAGTCCTGGAGCTTAAGGAAAATACAGCCGTGGTGGATATGGGCGGCACGCGCAAGGCAGTACGCCTGGACGTTATTGACAGGACGCCTACGGTAGGCGACTATGTGATTGTACACGCCGGATTCGCCATCCACTGCATTGACGAAGAAGAGGCCAAAATCACCCTGCAATACTTTGAGGAAATATTTGCCGATGAAACATCTCGATGA
- the hypE gene encoding hydrogenase expression/formation protein HypE, producing the protein MKHDRILLDHGSGGRASHELIASLFLPQFDNEFLREMNDSAVMTIGGTKLAFSTDSYVVDPIFFPGGDIGSLAIHGTVNDLAMRGARPLYLSVGFIIEEGFSMADLKAIAGSMKNAAAEAGVVIATGDTKVVPKGATDKVFINTAGIGIIDPDVNISGQNARPGDKIILSGTIADHGITILTCREGLQFDAPLKSDSSPLNTLVAEMLAASRKINVLRDPTRGGLGTSLNEIAGQSRVGIRVHEETIPVRPEVQAACELLGIDPLYLANEGKLIACAAAQDAGKLIDIMHKNPYGQGACIIGEVISDHPGKVFMKTIIGGNRIVDMLTGEPLPRIC; encoded by the coding sequence ATGAAACACGACCGGATACTTCTCGACCACGGAAGCGGAGGCCGGGCCTCGCATGAGTTGATCGCCTCTCTTTTCCTCCCCCAATTTGATAATGAATTCCTCAGAGAAATGAACGATAGCGCGGTTATGACCATCGGAGGGACCAAACTGGCCTTTTCTACCGATTCTTATGTAGTCGATCCCATCTTCTTTCCCGGCGGGGATATAGGCAGTCTGGCCATACATGGCACGGTAAACGACCTGGCCATGCGCGGGGCCCGGCCGCTCTATCTGAGTGTCGGGTTCATCATAGAAGAAGGGTTCTCCATGGCCGACCTTAAAGCCATAGCCGGCAGCATGAAAAATGCAGCGGCTGAGGCCGGGGTAGTCATTGCTACGGGAGACACCAAGGTTGTGCCCAAAGGCGCTACAGACAAGGTCTTCATAAATACCGCCGGCATCGGGATAATTGATCCGGACGTCAACATCTCCGGACAAAACGCCAGGCCCGGAGACAAGATAATCTTGAGCGGCACCATCGCCGACCACGGCATAACCATCCTTACCTGCCGGGAAGGCCTGCAATTCGATGCCCCCTTAAAGAGCGATTCCTCTCCCTTAAATACCCTGGTGGCCGAGATGCTGGCGGCGAGCCGGAAAATCAACGTCCTACGCGACCCCACCCGTGGCGGTCTGGGCACATCCCTCAATGAAATCGCCGGACAATCCCGGGTAGGTATCCGTGTCCACGAAGAGACCATACCCGTTCGTCCCGAGGTACAGGCCGCATGCGAACTCTTAGGAATAGACCCGCTCTATTTAGCCAATGAGGGCAAACTGATAGCCTGCGCAGCGGCCCAGGATGCCGGAAAACTAATTGATATTATGCATAAAAATCCCTATGGCCAAGGTGCCTGCATTATTGGCGAGGTCATATCCGATCATCCGGGTAAGGTATTTATGAAAACCATTATCGGCGGTAACCGAATCGTGGACATGCTTACCGGCGAACCGCTCCCGCGCATCTGCTGA
- the dnaG gene encoding DNA primase has translation MALLPDSKIDEIGNTANIVEVISNYVSLKKVGRNYQGLCPFHSEKTPSFSVSEEKQIFHCFGCGIGGNVFSFLMRYHSISFVQAVRDLAKQYQIPLPDIRTSPHKRNETDKTELIYNLNEKAAAYYTYILNNHPEAKPATAYLEKRGFSPDLTALFGLGYALPNWDGLCRQLTRHNHPLPLAEEAGLVIQKKNGGYYDRFRNRIIFPIFDVAGRVIAFGGRVLDDTLPKYLNSPETPVYHKGNSLYGLYLARNEFRHKGRGFIVEGYFDFLSLYAYGIKNVVATLGTALTPTHIRILKGYAEEFIILFDSDQAGVNAALRSIPLFLKEGASAKVLILPSGHDPDTFIRAHGVEQLEHLADKAIPLTKFLLDKLTQKWGQSLEGKAQILREIRPAIQDITDPIKRSLYIAEIADSLKITEGLIEKALRWNADMETQQALINIKPVTGNADLYLEKTIIEILLSYPQYLPIFLKERRGEDLFKDEGLKYIFTHLKSIFEEDDAVDARQLLARVKDPAMESKITAIMLDAPTYTGTEVESVVQDLLTKVHGRELQRQTKMLLGQIKDAERKKQYGIANNAAKELMEEHKKLLVRHKG, from the coding sequence ATGGCGCTATTACCGGACAGTAAAATCGACGAAATCGGGAATACGGCCAACATAGTTGAAGTCATCAGTAACTATGTATCTCTAAAAAAAGTCGGCCGCAATTATCAGGGACTTTGTCCGTTCCATTCTGAGAAGACCCCCTCTTTCAGCGTAAGCGAAGAAAAACAAATCTTTCATTGTTTCGGCTGCGGCATCGGAGGCAATGTCTTTAGCTTTCTAATGCGATACCACAGCATATCCTTTGTGCAGGCAGTGCGAGACCTGGCCAAACAATATCAAATCCCCCTCCCTGATATCCGGACCTCCCCACATAAACGAAATGAAACAGACAAAACAGAACTAATTTATAACCTAAACGAAAAAGCCGCGGCCTACTATACTTACATTCTCAATAATCACCCGGAGGCCAAACCGGCCACGGCCTATCTGGAAAAGAGGGGGTTCTCCCCTGATCTAACCGCCTTATTCGGCCTTGGCTACGCACTGCCGAACTGGGACGGTCTTTGCCGCCAGTTAACCCGGCATAATCACCCTCTCCCTCTGGCAGAAGAGGCCGGATTGGTTATACAGAAAAAAAACGGGGGATATTATGATCGTTTCCGTAATCGCATAATCTTCCCTATCTTCGATGTCGCAGGAAGAGTTATTGCCTTTGGAGGCCGCGTCCTGGACGATACCCTGCCCAAATATCTCAATTCACCGGAAACACCTGTCTATCATAAAGGAAATTCCCTCTACGGCCTTTATCTGGCCAGGAATGAATTCAGACATAAAGGCCGTGGATTCATCGTGGAGGGCTATTTTGACTTTTTATCTCTCTACGCCTATGGCATAAAAAATGTCGTGGCTACGCTGGGAACAGCCCTGACCCCAACTCATATCCGGATCTTAAAAGGCTATGCCGAAGAGTTCATAATCCTCTTTGACTCTGATCAGGCCGGCGTCAATGCCGCCCTGCGGAGCATCCCTCTCTTCCTAAAAGAAGGGGCCTCCGCTAAGGTCTTGATATTGCCCAGCGGTCATGACCCGGACACCTTTATTCGCGCCCATGGTGTTGAACAACTTGAACATCTGGCGGATAAAGCCATCCCCTTGACTAAATTTTTGTTGGACAAACTTACTCAAAAATGGGGACAGTCTCTGGAGGGCAAGGCACAAATTCTCCGGGAGATAAGACCGGCTATCCAGGACATAACCGACCCCATCAAACGATCCCTCTACATAGCCGAGATAGCCGATAGCCTGAAAATAACCGAAGGGCTTATTGAAAAAGCGCTGCGCTGGAATGCGGATATGGAAACTCAACAGGCGCTCATAAATATAAAGCCGGTGACCGGAAATGCTGATTTATACCTGGAGAAAACGATTATAGAAATCCTGCTGTCTTATCCGCAATATCTACCAATTTTTTTAAAAGAAAGGAGGGGGGAAGATCTCTTTAAAGATGAAGGGCTTAAGTACATCTTTACTCACCTGAAAAGTATATTTGAAGAAGACGATGCGGTCGATGCCAGACAATTGCTGGCGAGGGTTAAAGATCCTGCTATGGAAAGCAAGATCACAGCCATTATGCTCGATGCCCCAACATACACCGGAACCGAGGTGGAATCAGTCGTACAGGATCTTCTAACTAAGGTCCACGGGCGGGAACTGCAGCGTCAGACAAAAATGCTACTTGGACAAATCAAAGATGCAGAAAGAAAAAAACAATATGGTATCGCCAACAATGCGGCCAAGGAACTCATGGAAGAGCATAAAAAGCTTTTGGTCCGGCATAAGGGATGA
- a CDS encoding type II toxin-antitoxin system HicB family antitoxin, translating into MSKKFTAIITKEEKWYVAHCVELGVVSQGKTIEEAQSNLKEAVELYLESFGSEDLPESTGEVVLYPFEVAANA; encoded by the coding sequence ATGTCTAAAAAGTTTACCGCAATAATTACCAAGGAAGAGAAGTGGTATGTTGCTCATTGTGTGGAATTGGGTGTTGTAAGTCAGGGTAAGACGATTGAGGAGGCCCAGTCAAACCTTAAGGAAGCAGTAGAACTCTATCTTGAGAGTTTTGGAAGCGAAGACCTGCCGGAAAGTACGGGTGAAGTAGTTCTCTATCCTTTCGAGGTTGCTGCCAATGCCTAA
- the hypA gene encoding hydrogenase maturation nickel metallochaperone HypA, which translates to MHELSIAQGILDIIQNEAEKNAIERVSVVRLKLGKLTAVEPSSLSFCFELITKGTLAEGARLEIETVPITGRCAQCGKEFILEDPFCNCPGCQGLKIDILTGREFYICEIESDD; encoded by the coding sequence ATGCATGAACTATCCATAGCCCAGGGAATTCTTGACATCATCCAGAACGAGGCAGAGAAAAACGCTATTGAACGCGTATCCGTCGTAAGGCTTAAACTGGGCAAGTTGACCGCCGTTGAACCCTCTTCCCTCTCTTTTTGTTTTGAGCTAATAACCAAAGGAACCCTGGCCGAAGGGGCAAGATTAGAAATAGAGACCGTCCCTATCACCGGCCGCTGCGCCCAATGCGGAAAGGAATTTATATTAGAAGACCCTTTCTGTAACTGTCCGGGTTGTCAGGGTCTTAAAATCGACATCCTCACCGGTCGCGAATTTTACATTTGCGAGATTGAAAGCGATGATTAA
- the hypB gene encoding hydrogenase nickel incorporation protein HypB, translating to MKVSVVRNILEANEAIAQKNRKLFKEKGLFTINLMSSPGAGKTTLLENTVEALKDRLRMAVIEGDIQSSVDARRIAKKGVQAIQINTDGGCHLDANMIQNVLAHLDLDNLDLLIVENVGNLVCPAEFDIGENVKAMILSVTEGDDKPLKYPVMFRESTVLLINKIDLLPYTNCKINNIKKAVLKLNPKIKIFEVSCRTGEGLENWYKWIRQQTKKK from the coding sequence TTGAAAGTATCCGTCGTCCGCAATATCCTGGAGGCTAACGAGGCCATTGCCCAAAAGAATAGAAAATTATTCAAGGAAAAAGGCCTATTCACCATAAATCTCATGAGTTCCCCAGGCGCGGGGAAGACCACCCTTTTGGAAAATACGGTCGAAGCGCTGAAGGACAGATTGCGTATGGCGGTAATAGAAGGGGATATACAATCCTCGGTCGATGCCAGGCGCATAGCCAAAAAAGGGGTTCAGGCCATACAGATTAACACTGATGGAGGTTGCCACCTGGACGCCAACATGATTCAGAATGTCCTCGCCCACCTGGACCTGGATAACCTTGACCTCCTTATCGTAGAAAACGTGGGGAACCTGGTATGCCCGGCGGAGTTTGACATAGGTGAAAACGTGAAGGCCATGATCCTGAGCGTGACCGAGGGCGACGACAAGCCGCTCAAGTATCCGGTCATGTTCCGCGAATCAACGGTCCTTTTAATAAACAAGATCGACCTCCTGCCATACACAAACTGCAAGATAAACAATATAAAGAAGGCCGTCCTTAAACTGAACCCAAAGATAAAGATATTCGAGGTCTCCTGTCGCACCGGGGAGGGCCTGGAAAACTGGTATAAATGGATCAGACAGCAGACAAAGAAAAAGTAA
- the radC gene encoding DNA repair protein RadC encodes MDNTKEDVIGHRRRLKERYLKNGVAGLQVYEVLELLLTYALARRDVKPLAKKLLKEFKSFRGVLSATPEELQAIQGLGKHTAALIKLVRDCSDLYLKEEVLRKETISSPRALIDYCRSAMAGLKNEYFRCLFLNTKNKVLADEIIQEGTISQAVVYPRKVIERAIYHKATALIFVHNHPSGDVKPSSEDLSLTETLKKAAAAVGIAVHDHLIVGEEGSFSFREEGLL; translated from the coding sequence GTGGATAATACCAAAGAAGACGTTATTGGTCATCGCCGGCGACTGAAGGAACGCTATCTTAAGAATGGCGTAGCCGGGCTTCAGGTCTATGAGGTGCTGGAACTCCTCCTGACCTATGCCCTTGCCCGCCGCGATGTCAAACCTCTGGCCAAGAAACTGCTAAAAGAATTTAAATCCTTTCGGGGCGTACTCAGCGCCACACCGGAGGAGCTTCAGGCCATCCAAGGGCTCGGTAAACACACCGCCGCACTAATCAAACTGGTCCGGGACTGCTCGGATCTTTACCTAAAAGAAGAAGTCCTGAGGAAGGAGACCATCTCTTCGCCCCGGGCGCTTATCGATTATTGCCGGTCGGCCATGGCCGGTCTCAAAAACGAGTATTTTCGCTGCCTGTTTCTCAACACCAAAAACAAGGTGCTGGCCGATGAAATAATCCAGGAAGGCACCATCAGTCAGGCCGTGGTCTATCCCCGCAAGGTAATAGAAAGGGCCATTTACCATAAGGCCACTGCCTTGATTTTCGTACACAACCACCCCAGCGGTGACGTGAAACCCTCCAGTGAAGACCTGTCCCTGACAGAGACCTTAAAAAAGGCGGCCGCGGCCGTAGGCATTGCCGTCCACGACCACCTAATTGTAGGCGAAGAAGGGTCTTTCAGCTTCCGCGAAGAGGGGTTGCTATAA
- the rpsU gene encoding 30S ribosomal protein S21 has product MPGIRVKTDESFEFALKRFKKQCEKAGILSEIRKREHYEKPSIKRKKKILAAKKRALKKTRRYVER; this is encoded by the coding sequence ATGCCGGGCATCAGAGTTAAAACAGATGAGTCCTTTGAATTTGCCCTAAAGCGTTTTAAAAAGCAATGCGAGAAGGCTGGCATATTATCCGAAATTCGTAAAAGGGAACACTACGAAAAGCCTAGTATTAAACGAAAAAAGAAAATATTGGCCGCGAAAAAAAGGGCGTTAAAGAAGACGCGCAGGTACGTAGAGAGATAA
- the hypF gene encoding carbamoyltransferase HypF, translating to MDQTADKEKVTRRVKATVHGIVQGVGFRPFIYQLAHRYNLKGYVTNTSHGVDIDVEGESPSIDSFLKAIRSESPPLANITALEKSEHPRAGYSDFSIHKSQASEGRSTLISPDICVCDDCLAELLDIKNRRYGYPFINCTNCGPRYTIIEDIPYDRPKTSMKSFPMCPECEAEYRDPLNRRFHAQPNACWTCGPRVTLYDANKNRVVCKDPVIQAANLLRQGKILAIKGLGGFHLVVDATIDEAVHTLRQRKHREEKPLALMSPDVETIETYARVNSYESKVLASPQRPIVLLKKRPRPAISAGVAPHNKYLGVMLPYTPLHYLLLKQGFTALVMTSGNLSEEPIAIGNDEAFRRLGHIADYFLMHDRDIYMRCDDSVVRVNRGKAHPVRRARGYVPVPIILKENMSCHRQIRIRQSEADIFDRGEPEILACGAELKNTICLTKGQNTFLSQHIGDLENLETLESFTEVIEHLKRILAITPRITAYDLHPEYLSTKYALAQNDLTKYGVQHHHAHIVSCMAEHGLNEEVIGLAMDGTGYGTDGAIWGGEILIARRDSFERAGHLDYVPLPGGVAAIKQPWRMAVSYLYQTYGEDFLTLDIPFVKSHDKKILSFLTAAITKKVNTPLTSSCGRLFDGVAALLGLRYKVAYEGQAAIELEMSITSNKSVIAYDYNIPQKDNRWVVNTKPIIEQIVTDIQAGTKKGLIANKFHHTLAHIFTDLCLKVRAEAGINRVALSGGVFQNMTLLTGLTKLLLKNKFKVYSHRLVPANDGGISLGQAVAAYAMEKKRSGET from the coding sequence ATGGATCAGACAGCAGACAAAGAAAAAGTAACCCGCCGGGTCAAGGCCACCGTCCATGGGATAGTGCAGGGCGTGGGGTTTCGTCCTTTTATTTATCAACTGGCTCACCGGTACAACCTAAAGGGCTATGTAACCAACACCTCCCACGGCGTAGATATTGACGTCGAAGGAGAGTCCCCGTCCATAGACTCTTTTTTAAAGGCCATCCGGTCTGAATCCCCTCCCCTGGCGAATATCACCGCCCTGGAGAAATCCGAACATCCCCGGGCCGGATACAGCGATTTTAGCATCCATAAAAGTCAGGCCTCAGAAGGCCGCTCCACCCTTATCTCCCCGGACATCTGTGTCTGCGATGATTGTCTGGCCGAACTCCTGGATATTAAGAACCGCCGCTATGGCTATCCCTTCATCAACTGCACCAATTGCGGGCCCCGTTATACCATTATCGAAGATATACCTTACGACCGCCCCAAGACCTCTATGAAGTCATTTCCCATGTGCCCGGAATGTGAGGCCGAATACCGCGACCCCCTTAACCGCCGTTTTCATGCCCAGCCCAATGCCTGCTGGACCTGCGGCCCCCGGGTAACTCTTTACGACGCGAATAAAAACCGTGTAGTCTGCAAAGACCCTGTCATTCAAGCGGCCAACCTCCTGCGCCAGGGTAAAATCCTGGCTATAAAAGGCCTGGGGGGATTTCACCTGGTAGTTGACGCCACAATAGACGAAGCCGTGCATACCCTTCGCCAACGCAAGCACCGTGAGGAAAAGCCTCTGGCCCTTATGTCTCCGGATGTTGAAACCATAGAAACCTACGCCCGGGTAAATTCTTACGAATCAAAGGTTCTCGCATCGCCGCAGCGCCCCATTGTCCTTTTAAAAAAAAGGCCGCGCCCTGCCATCTCTGCCGGAGTGGCCCCGCATAATAAATATTTGGGGGTCATGCTCCCCTACACACCCCTGCATTACTTACTGCTGAAACAAGGGTTCACGGCGCTGGTCATGACCAGCGGCAACCTGAGTGAAGAACCCATTGCCATCGGCAACGATGAGGCCTTCCGTCGCCTGGGCCATATTGCAGACTACTTCCTTATGCACGACCGGGATATCTATATGCGCTGCGATGACTCGGTGGTGCGGGTTAATAGAGGAAAGGCCCACCCTGTCCGCCGGGCCCGCGGCTATGTCCCTGTGCCGATAATACTTAAAGAAAATATGTCGTGCCATAGGCAGATTCGCATCCGCCAGAGTGAGGCGGACATCTTCGACCGGGGCGAACCGGAAATCCTGGCCTGCGGGGCCGAATTAAAAAATACTATTTGCCTGACTAAAGGGCAAAACACCTTTCTCAGCCAGCATATCGGTGACCTGGAAAACCTGGAGACACTGGAATCTTTTACCGAGGTCATTGAACATCTCAAGCGCATCCTGGCAATCACCCCCCGGATCACTGCCTATGACCTCCACCCGGAGTATTTAAGCACCAAATACGCCCTGGCCCAAAATGACCTGACCAAATACGGCGTCCAGCATCACCATGCCCATATTGTCAGTTGTATGGCCGAACACGGCTTAAATGAAGAGGTGATCGGTCTGGCTATGGACGGTACCGGCTATGGCACAGACGGCGCTATCTGGGGAGGCGAAATACTGATAGCCCGCCGGGACTCATTCGAGAGGGCCGGGCACCTGGATTACGTCCCCTTACCCGGCGGAGTCGCCGCCATCAAACAACCATGGCGCATGGCGGTAAGTTATCTCTACCAGACCTATGGGGAGGACTTCCTGACCCTGGATATCCCATTTGTGAAAAGTCACGATAAAAAAATCCTGTCCTTTTTAACCGCAGCCATTACGAAAAAGGTCAACACCCCCCTGACTTCAAGTTGTGGCCGTCTCTTTGATGGTGTTGCTGCCCTGTTGGGTCTGCGGTACAAGGTGGCTTATGAGGGACAGGCCGCAATAGAATTGGAAATGTCTATCACAAGTAACAAAAGCGTAATAGCTTATGACTATAATATCCCCCAAAAGGACAATAGATGGGTTGTGAATACCAAACCCATTATTGAGCAGATCGTGACGGACATACAGGCAGGAACAAAAAAAGGACTTATCGCGAATAAATTTCACCACACCCTGGCCCATATATTCACAGACTTATGTTTGAAAGTCAGGGCTGAAGCGGGTATTAACCGTGTGGCCTTAAGCGGCGGTGTTTTCCAAAATATGACTCTCTTGACCGGCTTGACGAAACTCTTACTTAAGAATAAATTTAAAGTTTATAGTCATCGCCTTGTACCGGCAAATGATGGAGGAATATCCCTGGGTCAGGCCGTAGCCGCATACGCTATGGAGAAGAAAAGAAGCGGTGAAACATAA
- a CDS encoding type II toxin-antitoxin system HicA family toxin — translation MPKLPIISGKEMVRALEKYGFHVVRRKGSHISLQKEAYKTVVPLHDELAKGTILGILKQCGLRKEDLLGLIKKQRG, via the coding sequence ATGCCTAAACTTCCCATTATTTCTGGCAAGGAAATGGTTCGTGCTCTTGAAAAGTATGGATTTCATGTGGTGCGCCGGAAGGGTAGCCATATAAGTCTGCAGAAAGAGGCTTATAAGACTGTTGTGCCTCTCCATGATGAACTTGCCAAAGGAACAATCCTTGGCATTTTGAAACAATGTGGCCTTCGAAAGGAAGACCTTTTAGGTCTCATCAAAAAACAGCGCGGGTAG